In one Streptomyces sp. NBC_01288 genomic region, the following are encoded:
- a CDS encoding bifunctional glycosyltransferase/CDP-glycerol:glycerophosphate glycerophosphotransferase, which yields MPRFSVIVPAYKVQAYLHECLESVLSQSYPDLELIAVDDCSPDACGAIIDEFAARDARVRAVHLPENQGLGRARNAGLEQATGDYLVFLDSDDTLTPDALRAIADRLKETGDPDVLVFDYARTFWSGEAQRNKVAVQLTEQGPAPFRLEDRPGLLRVIMVAWNKAYRREFVEREGFAFPPGYYEDTPWTYPVLMTAETIATLDRVCVHYRQRRQGNILGTTSRKHFDVFDQYDRVFAFVDARPQLAQWRPVLFRRMVDHLATVFTKPDRLPRGTRAEFLRKARAHYRRYRIPGTPVPLRTRMRHTLVHFGVHRTFRALQKAMSWRRSAVKLTAKALRALRAAILQLHYRVQLRLPLRDRAVFAAYWGRGHSCNPGALESAFRTHAPHIRTAWIARPEHHHTIPAATRRLRPNTASYWTALARSKYLVNNVNFDRRLIKRPGQVMIQTQHGTPLKHMGLDLQERPAAARDMDFGELLKGVDKWDHVLSANRHTTLTWERVYPGSYTTLAYGYPRNDVFQQATSADVARLRESLGIPRDTIALLYAPTHRDYRRVQRAHLDLDRVLRRLGPRFVVLARAHYWHEGPLAAHATGRIIDVTDHPSVESLCLASDALVTDYSSLMFDYANLDRPIVIHADDWEAYEAARGTYFDLRSFPPGAVARSEDELIDIFATDHWRGSRSAQLRAAFRERFCPYDDGRAAERVVRHVVLGETDLPPVVPLAERHPVPSAAASPTRSPLATVPQPTASQPVTDRL from the coding sequence TTGCCCAGGTTCAGTGTCATTGTCCCCGCGTACAAGGTGCAGGCGTACCTGCACGAATGCCTGGAATCGGTGCTCTCCCAGTCGTACCCCGATCTTGAGCTGATCGCGGTCGACGACTGCTCGCCGGACGCCTGCGGCGCGATCATCGACGAGTTCGCGGCCCGCGACGCCCGGGTGCGCGCCGTCCATCTCCCCGAGAACCAGGGCCTCGGCCGCGCCCGCAACGCCGGTCTGGAACAGGCGACCGGCGACTATCTCGTCTTCCTCGACAGCGACGACACGCTCACGCCCGACGCGCTGCGCGCGATCGCCGACCGCCTGAAGGAGACCGGCGACCCGGACGTCCTGGTCTTCGACTACGCGCGCACCTTCTGGTCGGGCGAGGCCCAACGCAACAAGGTCGCCGTCCAGTTGACCGAACAGGGCCCGGCGCCCTTCCGGCTGGAAGACCGCCCGGGGCTCCTGCGGGTCATCATGGTGGCCTGGAACAAGGCGTACCGACGGGAGTTCGTCGAGCGCGAGGGCTTCGCCTTCCCGCCGGGCTACTACGAGGACACCCCGTGGACCTACCCGGTCCTGATGACGGCGGAGACGATCGCGACCCTCGACCGGGTCTGCGTCCACTACCGCCAGCGCCGCCAGGGCAACATCCTCGGCACGACCAGCCGTAAGCACTTCGACGTCTTCGACCAGTACGACCGGGTCTTCGCGTTCGTCGACGCACGCCCCCAACTCGCCCAGTGGCGGCCGGTGTTGTTCCGCCGCATGGTCGACCATCTCGCGACGGTGTTCACCAAGCCCGACCGGCTCCCGCGAGGCACCCGCGCCGAGTTCCTGCGCAAGGCCCGTGCCCACTACCGCCGTTACCGCATCCCCGGCACCCCGGTCCCGCTGCGCACCCGCATGCGCCACACGCTCGTCCACTTCGGCGTCCACCGCACGTTCCGCGCCCTACAGAAGGCGATGAGCTGGCGCCGCAGCGCGGTCAAGCTCACCGCGAAGGCCCTGCGCGCACTCAGGGCGGCGATCCTCCAGCTCCACTACCGCGTCCAACTCCGGCTCCCGCTCAGGGATCGCGCGGTGTTCGCCGCCTACTGGGGGCGCGGCCACAGCTGCAACCCGGGCGCGCTGGAGAGCGCGTTCCGCACCCACGCCCCGCACATCCGCACCGCGTGGATCGCCCGCCCCGAGCACCACCACACGATCCCGGCCGCCACCCGCAGGCTGCGCCCGAACACCGCCTCCTACTGGACGGCGCTGGCCCGCTCCAAGTACCTGGTGAACAACGTCAACTTCGACCGCCGGCTGATCAAGCGCCCCGGCCAGGTCATGATCCAGACCCAACACGGCACGCCCCTCAAGCACATGGGCCTCGACCTCCAGGAACGCCCGGCAGCCGCACGGGACATGGACTTCGGCGAACTCCTCAAGGGCGTCGACAAGTGGGACCACGTCCTGTCCGCCAACCGCCACACCACCCTGACCTGGGAGCGCGTCTACCCCGGCAGCTACACCACGCTCGCCTACGGCTACCCGCGCAACGACGTGTTCCAGCAGGCGACTTCGGCCGACGTGGCCCGGCTGCGCGAGTCCCTCGGCATCCCGCGGGACACCATCGCCCTCCTCTACGCCCCGACCCACCGCGACTACCGCCGCGTCCAGCGCGCCCACCTCGACCTGGACCGCGTGCTGCGCCGCCTCGGCCCGCGCTTCGTCGTGCTGGCCCGCGCCCACTACTGGCACGAGGGCCCCCTTGCAGCCCACGCGACCGGCCGGATCATCGACGTCACCGACCACCCCAGCGTCGAGTCCCTCTGCCTCGCCTCCGACGCGCTGGTCACCGACTACTCGTCCCTGATGTTCGACTACGCCAACCTCGACCGCCCGATCGTCATCCACGCCGACGACTGGGAGGCCTACGAGGCGGCCCGCGGCACCTACTTCGACCTGCGCTCCTTCCCGCCGGGCGCGGTCGCGCGCAGCGAGGACGAGCTGATCGACATCTTCGCGACCGACCACTGGCGCGGCTCCCGCTCGGCCCAGCTGCGCGCCGCGTTCCGCGAGCGCTTCTGCCCCTACGACGACGGCCGCGCCGCCGAACGGGTCGTACGCCACGTGGTGTTGGGTGAAACGGACCTCCCGCCGGTCGTGCCGCTCGCCGAGCGCCACCCGGTGCCGTCGGCCGCCGCGAGCCCCACGCGCTCCCCGCTCGCCACCGTGCCGCAGCCCACCGCGTCCCAGCCCGTCACCGACCGCCTCTGA
- a CDS encoding FHA domain-containing protein encodes MQIRLTVVDPLGPPAQPRGRSASRDVLVTAPAGTALAAVASALASAVSADGAASQSERSRESGGPIVLYAGVERLDTQRCTLGEPPLTDGAVLSLGAPAEPEAHPELDDAPTQLHVVAGPDAGGVHLLHGGQIHIGRSGDADVPLDDPDVSRLHCAVTVDPGGRVSVADLGSTNGTTLAGTRVGARPVRFAPGALLRIGESALRLTPSGGPGARAETAPDGEGHVRVSPGTPAAARSEPLVVPGQGSAPSIEHRVVHEGGDTHAGRFGVFGEPLGDERSEGAEDVFSAPTTTSRIPPYDDTDDAHTGRKGTPLRGTDVPQGVRRRGGIGKWARRLTGGRGESSTEGPESAYDTSCDGEVADESVPTPPVVLQQPDTWPDPAALLLTALGPGPRLWERAPGHPEALTVRLGTADRATPDGSALLPAVPVTSGLREVGALGLAGPRARLSGLARAVVAQLAALHSPDALEIVLISTDRARTVAERTAEWSWLGWLPHLRPGHGQDCRLLLAYDREQATARTDELLRRLEDHVMDARGGSRPGVTSGATSTSGRRTPGIGAQRGSAEGRSGLSSPHSSLASQHGSAEGQLSAAARHTADDRQQRGATGGSGTPTTYNTTDDAHHHRSGTSDDPASGATRPRPAGSDSSADSLRGAAHRPAWARTDDGDGSADGFVGPYTVLVVDGDPGGADVREAVARLAHDGPRAGIHVVCLAETEAASPVSPVTETYEAACAAAPTFRECGAVALLSGDVATALRLLRVAHGGTGVSRTGGTGVTRTGTEAARLGAEASRPGTGASPPRTEPSRPGQSDPDQADLGQNAPSRPGPVGNGTIAAVDAVSLAWAERFARALAPLRADGPANERHARVSAPLPQSARLLDELGLARATPASLLTRWADAGDDKDAVGGRAWAVLGAGPRGPVTADLASEGPHLLIEGPPGSGRTESLRAVVASLAAAERPDRLGIVLMDGRDSVGAGGTPSGGGGHGEGLRVCTDVPHVTTHLTANDPVRMREFAQSLSAELKRRAELLGRIGFVEWHSRHEVSGRIISQRGTSGAGDLESPTSSTIRLRPSAAARQQTEAAPPLPRLVVVVDDLDALVKPPLGSPGRPAAGSVIRALEAVAREGERLGVHLVAAAAVEARTSETEPARHITLRVSLDATAQGPDEPAPGRGRLTLPDGRSTPFQGGRVTGRIPRTATLRPTVVPLEWQRMGDPPARRPVRELGNGPTDLALLASALERATRSVSAAEVPSLL; translated from the coding sequence ATGCAGATCCGGCTGACCGTCGTAGACCCGTTGGGGCCGCCCGCGCAGCCGCGGGGCCGCTCCGCGAGTCGCGATGTGCTGGTCACCGCGCCCGCCGGCACGGCCCTGGCCGCGGTGGCGTCCGCGCTGGCCTCGGCGGTCTCCGCCGACGGGGCCGCGTCGCAGTCCGAGCGGAGCCGTGAGTCCGGCGGCCCGATCGTGCTGTACGCGGGCGTGGAGCGCCTCGACACCCAGCGCTGCACCCTCGGCGAGCCGCCGCTGACGGACGGCGCGGTGCTGTCCCTGGGCGCCCCCGCCGAGCCCGAGGCGCATCCCGAGCTGGACGACGCCCCGACCCAGCTCCATGTGGTCGCGGGCCCGGACGCGGGCGGGGTGCACCTCCTGCACGGCGGCCAGATCCACATCGGCCGCTCCGGCGACGCCGACGTCCCGCTGGACGACCCGGACGTGTCCCGGCTGCACTGCGCGGTGACGGTCGACCCCGGAGGCCGTGTCTCGGTCGCCGACCTGGGCTCGACGAACGGCACGACGCTGGCGGGCACGCGCGTGGGCGCCCGCCCGGTGCGTTTCGCCCCGGGCGCGCTGCTCCGCATCGGCGAGTCGGCCCTGCGGCTGACCCCGTCCGGCGGCCCGGGAGCGCGCGCCGAAACGGCCCCCGACGGCGAGGGCCACGTGCGGGTGTCCCCCGGCACCCCGGCCGCCGCCCGCAGCGAACCCCTCGTCGTGCCGGGCCAGGGCAGCGCCCCGAGCATCGAGCACCGGGTCGTCCACGAGGGCGGCGACACCCACGCGGGCCGCTTCGGCGTGTTCGGCGAGCCTCTCGGCGACGAACGGTCGGAGGGCGCCGAGGACGTGTTCTCCGCACCTACGACGACCTCCCGCATCCCCCCGTACGACGACACCGACGACGCCCACACCGGACGCAAGGGCACCCCTCTCCGGGGCACCGACGTACCGCAGGGCGTGCGCAGGCGCGGCGGCATCGGCAAGTGGGCGCGGCGCCTGACGGGCGGACGCGGCGAGTCGAGCACCGAGGGCCCCGAGTCGGCGTACGACACCTCTTGTGACGGCGAGGTCGCCGACGAGAGCGTGCCGACCCCGCCCGTAGTCCTCCAGCAGCCGGACACCTGGCCCGACCCGGCGGCCCTGCTGCTGACCGCCCTGGGTCCGGGCCCCCGCCTGTGGGAGCGCGCCCCCGGTCACCCCGAGGCACTCACGGTGCGGCTCGGCACGGCGGACCGGGCGACTCCGGACGGCTCGGCGCTGCTGCCCGCGGTGCCGGTGACCTCCGGGCTCCGCGAGGTCGGCGCGCTGGGCCTGGCCGGTCCGCGCGCGCGGCTCTCGGGGCTGGCCCGCGCGGTGGTGGCCCAGCTCGCCGCGCTGCACTCCCCCGACGCCCTGGAGATCGTGCTGATCAGCACGGACCGCGCGCGTACGGTGGCCGAGCGCACCGCCGAGTGGTCCTGGCTCGGCTGGCTGCCGCACCTGCGCCCCGGACACGGCCAGGACTGCCGGCTGCTGCTCGCTTACGACCGCGAACAGGCGACGGCCCGGACGGACGAGCTGCTGCGGCGGCTTGAGGACCACGTCATGGACGCTCGGGGCGGGAGCCGACCGGGTGTCACCTCGGGCGCGACCAGCACCTCCGGCCGTCGTACTCCGGGCATCGGCGCGCAGCGCGGCTCGGCGGAGGGGCGGTCGGGTCTCTCCTCACCACACAGTTCGCTCGCCTCACAACACGGCTCAGCCGAAGGCCAGTTGAGTGCCGCCGCACGGCACACGGCCGACGACCGTCAGCAGCGCGGGGCGACGGGCGGCTCCGGGACCCCGACCACGTACAACACCACAGACGACGCCCACCACCACCGCTCCGGCACTTCGGACGACCCGGCCTCCGGTGCCACCCGGCCCCGGCCCGCAGGCTCCGACAGCTCCGCCGATTCCCTCCGCGGCGCCGCCCACCGCCCCGCGTGGGCCCGCACCGACGACGGTGACGGCTCGGCGGACGGTTTCGTGGGGCCGTACACCGTGCTCGTGGTGGACGGTGATCCCGGTGGCGCCGATGTGCGCGAGGCGGTGGCGCGGCTGGCCCATGACGGGCCTCGGGCCGGTATCCACGTCGTGTGCCTCGCCGAGACGGAAGCGGCCTCGCCCGTGTCCCCCGTGACGGAGACCTACGAGGCGGCCTGCGCGGCGGCGCCGACGTTCCGGGAGTGCGGGGCGGTCGCGCTGCTGAGCGGTGATGTCGCCACGGCGCTACGGCTGTTGCGGGTCGCGCACGGCGGTACGGGGGTGTCTCGGACCGGCGGTACGGGAGTGACGCGAACCGGCACGGAAGCGGCACGACTCGGTGCGGAGGCATCCCGACCCGGTACAGGCGCGTCACCTCCCCGCACAGAGCCGTCACGCCCCGGCCAGTCCGACCCCGACCAGGCAGACCTCGGCCAGAACGCCCCCTCCCGCCCCGGCCCCGTAGGCAATGGCACCATCGCCGCCGTGGACGCGGTGTCCCTCGCCTGGGCCGAACGCTTCGCGCGGGCGCTGGCGCCGCTCCGGGCGGACGGGCCCGCGAACGAGCGGCACGCGCGTGTGTCGGCGCCGTTGCCTCAATCGGCGCGGTTGCTGGACGAGTTGGGGCTGGCGCGGGCCACCCCGGCGTCGCTGCTGACGCGGTGGGCGGATGCCGGGGACGACAAGGACGCGGTCGGCGGGCGGGCCTGGGCGGTGCTCGGGGCCGGGCCGCGCGGGCCGGTTACCGCGGACCTCGCCTCCGAGGGGCCGCATCTGCTGATCGAGGGCCCGCCGGGCAGTGGCCGTACGGAGTCGCTGCGGGCGGTCGTCGCGTCCCTCGCCGCCGCCGAGCGCCCGGACCGGCTGGGCATCGTGCTGATGGACGGGCGGGACAGCGTCGGCGCTGGGGGTACCCCCTCTGGGGGAGGAGGGCACGGTGAGGGCCTGCGGGTCTGCACGGACGTACCGCATGTGACCACCCATCTCACCGCCAACGACCCTGTGCGCATGCGGGAGTTCGCGCAGTCGCTGAGCGCGGAGCTGAAGCGGCGGGCCGAGTTGCTGGGCCGGATCGGCTTCGTCGAGTGGCACTCGCGGCACGAGGTGTCGGGGCGGATCATCTCGCAGCGCGGCACGTCCGGTGCCGGGGATCTGGAGTCCCCGACCAGTTCGACGATCCGGCTGCGTCCGTCGGCGGCGGCGCGTCAACAGACGGAGGCGGCACCGCCGTTGCCCCGCCTTGTCGTGGTGGTCGACGACCTGGACGCGCTGGTGAAGCCCCCGCTCGGCTCCCCCGGGCGCCCGGCCGCCGGCTCGGTGATACGCGCACTGGAGGCGGTGGCCCGCGAGGGCGAGCGCCTCGGCGTGCACCTGGTGGCGGCGGCCGCCGTAGAGGCGCGTACGTCGGAGACGGAGCCCGCGCGGCACATCACCCTCCGGGTCAGCCTCGACGCGACGGCCCAGGGGCCGGACGAACCCGCCCCGGGGCGTGGCCGGTTGACGCTGCCGGACGGCCGGTCGACCCCGTTCCAGGGTGGCCGTGTGACGGGCCGTATCCCGCGTACGGCGACGCTCCGGCCCACGGTCGTGCCGCTGGAGTGGCAGCGCATGGGCGATCCGCCGGCCCGCCGCCCGGTCCGCGAACTGGGCAACGGGCCGACGGACTTGGCGCTCCTGGCCAGCGCGCTGGAGCGGGCCACACGCTCGGTGTCGGCGGCGGAGGTGCCGTCGCTCCTCTGA
- a CDS encoding carbohydrate ABC transporter permease yields the protein MTTDAGTLGKTGPVEVVKARESLGSRLAAAASGGLVRVFLILVGLFWLVPTLGLLLSSLRSPEDMSASGWWKVFSQPSQLTLHSYKTLLENSDITNSLWNTVLITVPATILVVVIGSLAGYAFAWMEFPGRDWWFLGVVSLLVVPVQVALIPIAELFGKIGLFGTIFGVILFHVGYGLPFAVFLLRNFFAEIPRELLEAARLDGAGELRLFARVVMPLGGPAIASLGIFQFLWVWNDMLVALVFTKSSTQPITVALQTQVRQFGNNIDVLAPGAFISMVIPLAVFFAFQRQFVTGVMAGAVK from the coding sequence ATGACCACGGATGCCGGAACTCTGGGAAAGACAGGGCCCGTTGAGGTCGTCAAGGCGCGGGAGTCGCTCGGCTCCCGGCTCGCGGCGGCGGCGAGCGGGGGTCTGGTCCGGGTGTTCCTGATCCTCGTCGGCCTGTTCTGGCTGGTGCCGACGCTCGGGCTGCTGCTGTCCTCGCTGCGCAGCCCGGAGGACATGAGCGCGAGCGGCTGGTGGAAGGTCTTCAGCCAGCCGTCCCAACTCACCCTCCACAGCTACAAGACGCTGCTGGAGAACAGCGACATCACCAACTCGCTGTGGAACACCGTCCTGATCACCGTCCCGGCGACGATCCTCGTCGTGGTGATCGGCTCGCTCGCGGGCTACGCGTTCGCGTGGATGGAGTTCCCGGGCCGCGACTGGTGGTTCCTGGGCGTGGTCAGCCTGTTGGTCGTGCCGGTACAGGTCGCGCTGATCCCGATCGCCGAACTCTTCGGAAAAATAGGCCTGTTCGGGACCATCTTCGGGGTGATCCTGTTCCATGTGGGGTACGGGCTGCCGTTCGCGGTGTTCCTGCTGCGGAACTTCTTCGCGGAGATCCCGCGCGAACTCCTGGAGGCGGCCCGGCTGGACGGCGCGGGCGAACTGCGGCTGTTCGCACGGGTCGTGATGCCGCTGGGCGGGCCCGCGATCGCCAGCCTGGGCATCTTCCAGTTCCTGTGGGTGTGGAACGACATGCTGGTCGCGCTGGTGTTCACCAAGTCGAGCACCCAGCCGATCACGGTCGCACTCCAGACGCAGGTACGCCAGTTCGGCAACAACATCGACGTGCTGGCACCCGGTGCGTTCATCTCCATGGTGATCCCGCTGGCCGTGTTCTTCGCGTTCCAGCGGCAGTTCGTGACCGGCGTGATGGCAGGTGCGGTCAAATAG
- a CDS encoding carbohydrate ABC transporter permease: MASAAAEAPGASVPPRNRKSVTGTRRTVAVLFLLPALVLLGALVVYPIGYSLVRSFGNQAGDGFAGFDNYKALFTDDGIRTALKNNVIWVIFAPTVATALGLIFAVLTERVRWGTAFKLVVFMPMAISMLAAGIIFRLVYDQDPHKGVANAVWVGVHDTFVSSSAFPNAHPGRESPLKVDHGGFITSTTVHTGQTVVLPLVGVAPDQMPDGAKKAVAAKPEPGKITGTTWQDFTRGKGVGRLGGVDPSELGYGGMKIEAVKDGKVVASTKAAGDGTFTLPAKADGAQLRLPAGNFKAPYNGVEWLGPSLVTPAIIGSYVWMWAGFAMVLIAAGLAGVPRELLEAARVDGANEWQVFRRVTVPLLAPVLAVVAVTLMINVLKIFDLVFIIAPGSSQDDANVLALELYRKGFSEDQPGIASAISVFLLLLVIPVMLFNVRRLRREVRR, translated from the coding sequence ATGGCATCGGCAGCGGCGGAGGCCCCCGGGGCCTCCGTCCCTCCCCGCAACCGCAAGAGCGTGACCGGCACCCGCAGGACCGTGGCAGTGCTGTTCCTGCTGCCCGCCCTGGTGCTGCTGGGCGCGCTCGTGGTCTACCCGATCGGGTACTCGCTGGTCCGCAGTTTCGGCAACCAGGCCGGTGACGGTTTCGCCGGATTCGACAACTACAAGGCCCTGTTCACCGACGACGGCATCCGCACCGCCCTGAAGAACAACGTCATCTGGGTGATCTTCGCGCCGACGGTCGCCACCGCCCTCGGTCTGATCTTCGCGGTGCTGACCGAACGGGTGCGCTGGGGAACGGCGTTCAAGCTGGTCGTCTTCATGCCGATGGCGATCTCGATGCTGGCCGCTGGCATCATCTTCCGCCTCGTCTACGACCAGGACCCGCACAAGGGTGTCGCCAACGCGGTCTGGGTCGGCGTCCACGACACGTTCGTCTCGTCGTCGGCGTTCCCCAACGCCCACCCGGGCCGCGAATCTCCGCTGAAGGTGGACCACGGCGGCTTCATCACCAGTACGACGGTCCATACCGGCCAGACCGTGGTCCTCCCGCTGGTCGGCGTCGCCCCCGACCAGATGCCCGACGGCGCCAAGAAGGCCGTAGCGGCGAAGCCTGAGCCGGGGAAGATCACCGGCACGACCTGGCAGGACTTCACCCGCGGCAAGGGCGTCGGCAGGCTCGGCGGGGTCGACCCGTCCGAACTCGGCTACGGCGGCATGAAGATCGAGGCGGTGAAGGACGGCAAGGTGGTCGCCTCGACGAAGGCCGCGGGCGACGGCACCTTCACACTGCCCGCCAAGGCCGACGGGGCCCAACTCCGGCTCCCGGCAGGCAACTTCAAGGCGCCCTACAACGGAGTGGAGTGGCTGGGCCCGTCGTTGGTGACGCCGGCCATCATCGGGTCGTACGTGTGGATGTGGGCCGGGTTCGCGATGGTGCTGATCGCGGCCGGACTCGCGGGTGTGCCACGGGAGTTGCTGGAGGCGGCGCGGGTCGACGGTGCCAACGAGTGGCAGGTGTTCCGGCGGGTCACGGTGCCGTTGCTGGCGCCGGTGCTCGCGGTCGTCGCCGTCACGCTGATGATCAACGTGCTGAAGATCTTCGACCTGGTCTTCATCATCGCCCCGGGCTCCTCGCAGGACGACGCGAACGTGCTGGCCCTGGAGCTGTACCGGAAGGGCTTCTCGGAGGACCAGCCGGGGATCGCCAGCGCGATCTCGGTGTTCCTGCTGCTGCTGGTGATTCCGGTGATGCTGTTCAACGTGCGTCGGCTCAGGCGGGAGGTGCGGCGATGA
- a CDS encoding ABC transporter substrate-binding protein produces the protein MRSTSSTHRTRTTVRTAAVVAAGALTLSLAACGGSDNKSDSGKSSSPSETAGTVTLPKLNGASLEVAAVWTGAEQKNFKAVLSEFEKRTGAKVTFVPAQDPIINFLGSKIAGGQPPDVAMLPQPGAIKQAVDKKWAKPLGADALAELQKNYSQGWQDIGKVDGKQYGVYYKAANKSLIWYNAKVFANAGAKEPKTWAELLTTAQTVYDSGVTPFSIAGADGWPLTDWFENVYLSQAGPEKYDQLAQHKIKWTDPSVKQALTTLAQIWGKKAYIAGGQNGALQTEFPASVTQTFNGGDQPKSAMVYEGDFVQVNIGETKAKVGTDAKVFPFPAVGSTSPVVSGGDAAVILKDSKAAQALATFLASPDAATIQAKLGGYLSPNKNVPDSAYPNAVQRTIAKSLIAAGDDFRFDMSDQAPQSFGGTPGKGEWKDLQDFLKNPTDVAGTQAQLEKDAAAAYASGS, from the coding sequence ATGCGCAGCACGAGCAGCACACACCGGACACGCACCACCGTACGTACAGCGGCAGTTGTCGCCGCGGGGGCACTGACGCTCTCGCTCGCCGCCTGTGGAGGAAGTGACAACAAGAGCGACAGCGGCAAGTCGAGCAGTCCTTCGGAGACCGCCGGAACCGTCACCCTCCCGAAACTGAACGGCGCGAGCCTCGAAGTGGCCGCCGTGTGGACGGGTGCCGAGCAGAAGAACTTCAAGGCGGTGCTCTCCGAATTCGAGAAGCGCACAGGGGCCAAGGTCACCTTCGTGCCCGCGCAGGACCCGATCATCAACTTCCTCGGCTCGAAGATCGCGGGCGGCCAGCCGCCGGACGTCGCGATGCTCCCGCAGCCCGGCGCCATCAAGCAGGCCGTCGACAAGAAGTGGGCCAAGCCCCTCGGAGCCGACGCGCTCGCGGAGTTGCAGAAGAACTACTCGCAGGGCTGGCAGGACATCGGCAAGGTCGACGGCAAGCAGTACGGCGTCTACTACAAGGCCGCCAACAAGTCGCTGATCTGGTACAACGCCAAGGTCTTCGCGAACGCGGGCGCCAAGGAGCCCAAGACCTGGGCGGAGTTGCTGACCACCGCGCAGACGGTCTACGACTCCGGGGTCACCCCGTTCTCGATCGCGGGCGCGGACGGCTGGCCGCTGACCGACTGGTTCGAGAACGTGTATCTGTCGCAGGCCGGGCCCGAGAAGTACGACCAGCTCGCCCAGCACAAGATCAAGTGGACGGACCCCTCCGTCAAGCAGGCCCTCACCACGCTCGCCCAGATCTGGGGCAAGAAGGCCTATATCGCGGGCGGTCAGAACGGCGCGCTCCAGACCGAGTTCCCCGCGTCCGTCACCCAGACCTTCAACGGCGGCGACCAGCCGAAGTCCGCGATGGTCTACGAGGGCGACTTCGTGCAGGTCAACATCGGTGAGACCAAGGCGAAGGTGGGTACCGACGCGAAGGTGTTCCCGTTCCCGGCGGTCGGCTCCACCTCGCCCGTGGTCTCCGGCGGCGACGCGGCCGTCATCCTGAAGGACTCCAAGGCGGCCCAGGCGCTGGCCACTTTCCTCGCCTCACCGGACGCGGCGACGATCCAGGCGAAGCTCGGCGGCTATCTCTCCCCCAACAAGAACGTGCCGGACTCGGCGTACCCGAACGCGGTGCAGCGGACGATCGCCAAGTCGCTGATCGCGGCCGGTGACGACTTCCGCTTCGACATGTCCGACCAGGCCCCGCAGTCCTTCGGCGGTACGCCCGGCAAGGGCGAGTGGAAGGACCTCCAGGACTTCCTGAAGAACCCGACGGATGTCGCGGGCACGCAGGCGCAGTTGGAGAAGGACGCGGCGGCGGCGTACGCGAGCGGGAGCTGA